Proteins from a genomic interval of Oncorhynchus nerka isolate Pitt River linkage group LG13, Oner_Uvic_2.0, whole genome shotgun sequence:
- the slc35d3 gene encoding solute carrier family 35 member D3 → MEVCKGRFLGISVAVAHGFFSGSLNILLKFLITTYNFNYLTLIQCLTSTLAAVTLEILRRLGKVDIPPFSLQLAKVFGSVCILSTLQSTLTLWSLRGLSLPMYVVFKRCLPLATLGIGVCILKNGTPSVGVITAVLITTGGAALAGSGDVTGDPFGYVTGVLAVIIHASYLVLIQKTSIDSEYGPLTAQYSIAIMASPVLLICSIVSMDSINMWSYTGWSNPFISGIFSICILIGCAMNFTTLQCTYINSAVTTSFVGVVKSIATITVGMVAFSDVEPTRLFVAGVVVNTVGSITYCIVKYFETRRKTLYQDLEEQSKDESLPGQPYIEKKPPNGDLEPLPNGRRGSDGGLIEGSIPTQEHLLNDQRLSDYPPQDTSNSMEFVELQREAFHSENRASPSVSDSYVGVWRSIRNLKFFKKDTLIDNMEVQSP, encoded by the exons ATGGAAGTTTGTAAAGGTCGTTTTCTTGGTATCTCCGTCGCTGTTGCTCATGGATTTTTCTCGGGATCGTTGAACATTTTGCTAAAATTTCTCATCACGACTTATAACTTCAACTACCTCACTCTCATCCAGTGCCTCACCAGCACATTGGCGGCGGTTACACTTGAGATACTAAGGAGACTGGGAAAAGTAGACATACCCCCGTTCAGCCTTCAACTAGCCAAAGTCTTCGGAAGTGTTTGTATTCTGTCCACATTACAGTCCACTCTGACATTATGGTCTCTCAGAGGACTGAGTCTACCCATGTATGTGGTTTTCAAACGTTGTCTACCGTTGGCCACCCTGGGTATCGGCGTGTGCATTCTGAAGAACGGAACCCCATCAGTGGGGGTCATAACGGCGGTGCTCATCACTACCGGAGGAGCAGCATTAGCTG GGTCTGGTGACGTGACGGGTGACCCGTTTGGCTACGTGACGGGCGTCCTGGCTGTGATCATCCACGCCTCCTACCTGGTCCTGATCCAGAAGACCAGCATAGACAGTGAATATGGCCCCCTCACGGCCCAGTATTCCATCGCTATCATGGCCTCCCCAGTTCTCTTAATCTGCTCCATCGTCAGCATGGACTCCATCAACATGTGGAGCTACACGGGCTGGAGTAACCCCTTCATCTCTGGCATCTTCTCCATCTGCATCCTCATCGGCTGTGCCATGAACTTTACCACGCTGCAGTGCACCTACATCAACTCGGCCGTCACCACCAGCTTCGTGGGCGTGGTAAAGAGCATCGCCACCATCACAGTGGGCATGGTGGCCTTCAGCGACGTGGAGCCCACCAGGCTGTTTGTGGCCGGCGTGGTGGTCAACACGGTGGGTTCGATCACCTACTGTATCGTCAAGTACTTTGAGACCAGGAGGAAGACCCTCTACCAGGACCTGGAGGAGCAAAGCAAGGACGAGAGTCTGCCTGGACAGCCTTACATCGAGAAGAAGCCTCCCAACGGAGACCTGGAGCCCCTGCCCAATGGTCGCAGAGGGTCTGACGGAGGATTGATCGAAGGATCTATCCCCACACAGGAGCACCTACTCAATGATCAGCGCCTCAGTGACTACCCACCTCAAGACACCAGCAACAGTATGGAGTTTGTAGAACTCCAGAGAGAGGCCTTCCATAGCGAGAACCGGGCCAGCCCGTCTGTGAGTGACAGTTACGTGGGGGTGTGGAGGTCCATCCGTAACCTGAAGTTCTTCAAGAAAGACACCTTAATAGATAATATGGAGGTGCAGAGCCCTTGA
- the il20ra gene encoding interleukin-20 receptor subunit alpha, which yields MVKYLYIISLWTAVVSDVTSVARPEGVHFNSMNLRNIVKWHPGKDAPNDTNYTVEYAIYGDRMDGGARRVRWRVKKKCRDIPQTWCDLSNETTDLDEVYFARVKALGKNGSSKWTLTEKSFQPKADTTFGPPLVKLVVKENSVTVKLKGPMRWKTGNMTKDYSLLKFYPQMTYNLSVYDNTSNKTQHFTVENRSFEYRLLAFETQYCFSAKAQVLSLLFACHASEWQCLTTSKDPFYGQLLLMLLGAVVPSVICLFMLILVGCLAYHFVCGNKQKSPPFLEISDIPNPPQTFRPEQAVTVNVVLVNMAKPMEMMPINPNTILALIQHSEGKPILPYAAQQAPGREDCQEGSWEDDFREAQPEPLEYGFIGASPKIPEMRESEASRSEETLQLHLSQVNTHIAQRSAPCSQGPVEKGLFGIPLLSGLKMGEESTSYKEPDRVGPYAPQHFSVRETPEVDFWEDKVEEPQSYPSEYETQSNRRGTQPLRLSQVNLYRTQRHTLFPQESEEEDGSGGNCVDWSPTTGILQIPLLSKPIPEVEVEMNRELEQVEILPSVVVRQSEECEGESDLTELQNNWSLVINMEE from the exons ATGGTCAAATATCTCTACATTATTTCTCTATGGACCGCAG tggtctcagacgttacctCTGTAGCGCGTCCCGAAGGAGTACACTTCAACTCCATGAACCTGAGGAACATTGTAAAGTGGCATCCTGGGAAAGACGCACCAAATGACACCAACTACACAGTGGAATATGCAAT CTATGGTGACCGCATGGATGGTGGAGCGAGACGGGTGCGCTGGAGGGTGAAGAAGAAGTGCAGAGACATCCCTCAGACCTGGTGTGATCTATCCAATGAGACAACTGACCTGGATGAAGTCTACTTTGCTAGAGTCAAGGCTTTGGGCAAAAACGGATCCTCCAAATGGACACTCACAGAAAAGAGTTTCCAACCCAAAGCTGACA CAACCTTTGGACCTCCACTTGTCAaacttgtggtgaaggagaataGTGTTACCGTTAAGCTGAAGGGTCCAATGAGATGGAAGACTGGGAATATGACAAAAGACTACTCCTTGTTGAAATTCTACCCTCAGATGACTTACAACTTGTCTGTGTACGACAACACAAGCAACAAAACG CAACACTTCACTGTGGAAAACAGATCCTTTGAATATAGGCTGCTTGCCTTTGAAACCCAGTATTGTTTCTCTGCTAAAGCCCAGGTCCTATCACTTCTTTTTGCTTGTCATGCATCTGAATGGCAGTGCCTAACAACCTCAAAGG ATCCCTTTTATGGCCAGCTGCTACTGATGTTGCTGGGAGCCGTTGTCCCATCAGTCATCTGCCTCTTCATGCTGATCCTGGTCGGATGCCTTGCCTACCACTTTGTCTGTGGTAATAAACAGAAAAGCCCCCCTTTCCTG GAAATATCGGACATTCCGAACCCACCGCAGACCTTCCGTCCTGAGCAAGCTGTGACAGTGAACGTGGTACTGGTCAACATGGCCAAGCCCATGGAGATGATGCCCATAAATCCCAACACTATCCTTGCCCTCATCCAACATTCAGAAGGGAAGCCCATACTACCCTACGCTGCCCAGCAAGCCCCTGGCAGAGAGGATTGTCAGGAGGGATCATGGGAAGATGACTTCAGGGAGGCCCAACCAGAGCCCCTAGAATACGGCTTCATTGGAGCGTCCCCAAAGATTCCGGAAATGAGGGAAAGTGAGGCATCTCGCAGTGAGGAAACCTTGCAGCTGCATCTCAGCCAGGTCAATACGCACATAGCACAGAGATCTGCGCCATGTTCACAGGGGCCTGTGGAGAAAGGGCTCTTTGGAATTCCACTGCTGTCTGGTCtaaagatgggggaggagagcaCGAGTTACAAAGAGCCTGATCGGGTGGGTCCCTACGCACCGCAGCACTTCTCAGTCAGAGAGACCCCTGAGGTGGACTTTTGGGAAGACAAGGTTGAGGAGCCCCAAAGTTACCCCTCAGAGTACGAGACACAGTCTAACAGGAGGGGTACTCAGCCCCTGCGGCTATCCCAGGTCAACCTGTACAGAACCCAGAGGCATACGCTGTTTCCACaggagtctgaggaagaggatggatCTGGCGGTAACTGTGTTGACTGGAGCCCTACAACAGGGATCCTCCAGATCCCTCTGCTCTCCAAGCCTATtccagaggtggaggtggagatgaACAGGGAGTTAGAGCAGGTGGAGATCTTACCCTCTGTGGTGGTGAGGCAGTCAGAGGAGTGTGAGGGTGAGAGTGATCTGACTGAACTACAGAACAACTGGAGCCTAGTGATCAACATGGAAGAATAA